The DNA segment CTTTTGACTTTTTAAGAGTTGGTTTGCGATCGCGTGGCGAGGTTAATGCGATCGCTCAGTTGGCGCAGCGTTTGAGGCATATTCGGATCGCTATCTCGCAGTTGTGCCACTTTTTCGCAGCTATACATCACCGTGGTGTGATCTTTGCCGCCAAATTCCTCGCCAATTCTGGGCAAACTTAGGTCTGTGTGGTGGCGCATCAGGTACATACCGATTTGACGTGCTTGACTGATCTCCCGTCGCCGCGAGTTTCCCTTGAGATCGTCGATGGGAATATCATACGCTTCAGCTACAACCGCCAAAATCACATCAGGCGTCGTCGCCACTTTCTCTGTAGGTGGGTTTAAAACTGGTGCGATATTCTCCACCGTCATCGGCAGTCCTGAAATCGAGATATAGGCAACAGCGCGAATCAAAGCACCTTCTAGTTCCCGAATATTAGAGGTGTAGTTGGTGGCGATATATTCAATTACGTCGCGAGGCAGTCGCATATTCTCGTACTCTGCCTTCTTTTGCAGTATTGCCATCCGAGTTTCCAAGTCCGGACGTTGGATATCGGCAATCAATCCCATTGAAAAACGGGAACAGAGGCGTTCTTGCAAGCCAGGAATCTGCTTGGGTGGGCGATCGGATGCTATCACGACTTGTTTGCCAGCTTCATGTAAAGTGTTGAAGGTGTGGAAAAATTCCTCTTGGGTGTATTCCTTGCCCTCAATAAACTGGATATCATCCACTAAAAGAACATCCGCAGCTCGGTAATGTTCGTGGAAGCTTTGCATATTGTCCTTGCGAATAGCTGCAATCAAATCGTTGGTAAATTGTTCGGTGGAAACGTAAAAGATTCTGGAGTCGGGGGCTATTTCTAGGCGATAATGACCGATCGCTTGCATCAGGTGGGTTTTTCCCAAACCGACGCCACCGCACAAAAACAGGGGGTTAAACTCGCGTCCCGGAGATTCAGCAACTGCTAGAGAGGCGGCGTGAGCCATGCGATTGTTTGGCCCAACTACAAACCGAGAGAAAACGTGCTTGGAGTTTAATGTGGTTGGTTTGGGCCGATGGCGATCGGAGTGGTGACCCCGATCTGGTTCCGTGCGATCGCTATTTTCTAAGATGCTAGGTTCGACTGCTAGGGG comes from the Argonema galeatum A003/A1 genome and includes:
- the dnaA gene encoding chromosomal replication initiator protein DnaA; the protein is MELALESLWCQVLERLQIQLSRPTFETWIKTANAEQLENNCLVIRTPNPFARNWLQKYYIKTIADVVQDILGHPVEIYITVAQGDETSTNGDAGVSWPLAVEPSILENSDRTEPDRGHHSDRHRPKPTTLNSKHVFSRFVVGPNNRMAHAASLAVAESPGREFNPLFLCGGVGLGKTHLMQAIGHYRLEIAPDSRIFYVSTEQFTNDLIAAIRKDNMQSFHEHYRAADVLLVDDIQFIEGKEYTQEEFFHTFNTLHEAGKQVVIASDRPPKQIPGLQERLCSRFSMGLIADIQRPDLETRMAILQKKAEYENMRLPRDVIEYIATNYTSNIRELEGALIRAVAYISISGLPMTVENIAPVLNPPTEKVATTPDVILAVVAEAYDIPIDDLKGNSRRREISQARQIGMYLMRHHTDLSLPRIGEEFGGKDHTTVMYSCEKVAQLRDSDPNMPQTLRQLSDRINLATRSQTNS